The Candidatus Saccharibacteria bacterium genome has a segment encoding these proteins:
- the ruvC gene encoding crossover junction endodeoxyribonuclease RuvC, with amino-acid sequence MKILGIDPGTGITGFGVIEVIKAKPKMLDAGVIRTKAHQPQGERLQIIFDCVTELIQEHTPSTLAIEKLFFNTNITTAMTVSEARGVVLLAAAKANLQIAEYTPLQIKQAMTGYGKAEKIQVQEMVKTLLKLKDIPRPDDAADGLAVALTHGFTI; translated from the coding sequence ATGAAAATCCTCGGCATAGATCCAGGCACCGGTATAACTGGTTTTGGCGTGATCGAAGTTATTAAAGCTAAGCCAAAAATGCTTGATGCAGGAGTGATTCGAACCAAAGCCCATCAGCCCCAAGGCGAGCGACTGCAAATTATTTTTGATTGTGTAACGGAATTAATTCAAGAGCATACACCAAGCACCCTGGCGATCGAAAAGCTATTTTTTAACACAAATATAACGACAGCAATGACAGTAAGCGAAGCCCGTGGAGTTGTTTTACTTGCCGCTGCCAAAGCGAATTTACAGATAGCAGAGTACACACCGCTGCAGATTAAACAGGCTATGACCGGTTATGGTAAGGCGGAAAAAATTCAAGTTCAAGAAATGGTAAAAACTCTGTTGAAACTAAAAGACATTCCTCGACCCGACGACGCAGCCGATGGCCTAGCCGTAGCCCTAACTCACGGATTTACAATCTAA
- a CDS encoding YebC/PmpR family DNA-binding transcriptional regulator — MAGHSKWAKIKRDKGANDAKRGAIFTKLGNGIAIAVKSGGKDPDMNPTLALAIEKAKQSNMPNANIERAIKRGAGELGGAQVEEVMYEGYGPAGVAVLIECATDNTNRTLTFVKTAFTKNGGNLAESGAVSYLFDRKGVITIKKTGDDDSDQLTAIEAGASDIADSDDSWIVYTELQDLGKVRDTLKSEGFTVTDATASYEPKATMLIDDEEKQQKVMKLMDALDELDDVVETYTNFDIA, encoded by the coding sequence ATGGCTGGACATTCTAAATGGGCAAAAATCAAACGAGACAAAGGCGCTAACGACGCTAAGCGCGGCGCTATATTTACTAAGCTCGGTAACGGCATAGCAATTGCTGTTAAGTCTGGCGGCAAAGACCCCGACATGAACCCGACACTGGCGCTTGCAATTGAAAAAGCCAAACAATCAAATATGCCAAACGCTAATATTGAGCGGGCTATTAAACGTGGTGCCGGCGAACTTGGCGGAGCCCAAGTAGAAGAAGTAATGTATGAAGGCTACGGCCCCGCAGGTGTGGCTGTGTTGATCGAATGCGCAACCGATAACACTAACCGTACACTTACATTTGTAAAAACTGCCTTTACCAAAAACGGCGGTAATTTGGCCGAAAGTGGCGCCGTTAGCTATTTATTCGACAGAAAAGGTGTAATAACAATCAAAAAGACTGGCGATGACGACAGCGACCAATTAACGGCAATTGAAGCAGGCGCAAGCGACATTGCTGACTCTGACGACTCATGGATTGTGTACACCGAGCTCCAAGATCTTGGCAAAGTGCGAGACACTCTAAAATCCGAAGGCTTTACCGTGACCGATGCCACTGCCAGCTACGAACCAAAAGCAACAATGCTAATTGACGACGAAGAAAAACAACAAAAAGTGATGAAGCTTATGGACGCACTTGATGAGCTTGATGATGTTGTCGAGACTTATACTAATTTTGACATAGCCTAA
- a CDS encoding sodium:proton exchanger has protein sequence MHHDLFTELSLILVVAGTVSAVMKLLKQPLIIGHIFTGLLLGPYLLNAINSPDQINELSSFGITLLLFIIGLGLNPRVIREIGKAAIIIGLGQVIFTALFGYAISNLLGFTPKESFYIAIALTMSSTIIALKIISDKRDTPQLYAKITTGILLVQDLVATMLLIAVAGMGSGSLPLPELSRTLGWAILLGVGVYCAGTYLLPRIEKFISDSQEYLFIFSVAWGFGIASLFSMAGLSIEVGALFAGVALAAQPYAQQMSSRLKPLRDFFIIIFFIVLGARLEFTNPGALLLPGVSLALFVLFGNPLIIMIIMGFLGYTKKTSFRAGLNLAQISEFSLVLILLALEYNQISQEIVSVVTIVGLITIAGSTYMMLYDNKLYSVLEKRLSMFERKKVPLKQKELGKSPEIILFGYARGGHEFVRGFKKLKKDFLVVDYDPEAADALKNAGLPHAYGDASDAEFLEEIDIAHAKLVISTVLDFQTNLFLTEYTHSQNKQAIIIARSENPEEAAELYEMGATYVMMPHYIGSERVSKMISRNGLRKGDFTPAREKHLRYVQRHLV, from the coding sequence ATGCATCACGATCTATTTACAGAACTTAGTTTAATTCTCGTTGTAGCGGGAACTGTTTCTGCTGTCATGAAGTTACTGAAGCAACCATTAATTATCGGTCATATTTTTACCGGACTACTGCTAGGACCTTATTTACTTAACGCTATAAACTCACCAGACCAAATTAATGAATTATCGTCGTTTGGCATTACCTTGCTGCTGTTTATTATTGGCCTGGGCCTAAACCCAAGAGTTATACGCGAAATCGGTAAAGCCGCAATAATTATTGGTCTTGGGCAGGTAATTTTTACGGCCCTTTTTGGATATGCGATTAGCAATCTACTTGGCTTTACCCCCAAAGAAAGCTTTTATATTGCTATCGCCTTGACCATGAGCAGCACCATTATTGCGCTTAAAATAATTTCTGACAAACGCGACACCCCCCAGTTATACGCCAAAATAACCACTGGTATTTTGTTAGTTCAAGACCTTGTGGCAACCATGTTATTAATCGCAGTTGCTGGTATGGGTTCCGGCTCGCTGCCGCTACCTGAGCTTTCAAGAACACTAGGCTGGGCAATTCTGCTTGGTGTTGGTGTGTACTGTGCTGGGACCTATTTGCTGCCGCGAATTGAAAAATTTATTAGCGATAGTCAAGAATATTTATTTATTTTCTCTGTGGCTTGGGGTTTTGGTATCGCCAGCTTGTTTTCAATGGCTGGGCTATCAATTGAAGTCGGTGCCTTGTTTGCCGGCGTAGCCCTTGCCGCTCAGCCATATGCCCAGCAAATGAGCTCTCGCCTCAAGCCACTCCGTGACTTCTTTATTATTATTTTCTTTATTGTTCTTGGCGCTCGACTAGAATTTACAAACCCTGGTGCATTACTTCTTCCGGGGGTATCGCTTGCGCTATTCGTTCTGTTTGGCAACCCGCTAATTATCATGATAATCATGGGCTTTTTGGGCTACACCAAGAAAACCAGTTTTCGAGCTGGCCTGAACTTAGCTCAAATCAGCGAGTTTTCATTAGTCCTAATACTTTTGGCACTCGAATATAACCAAATCAGTCAAGAAATTGTTTCAGTTGTAACCATTGTAGGCCTTATTACAATTGCTGGCAGCACATACATGATGCTCTACGACAACAAACTCTATAGCGTGCTAGAAAAACGTCTTAGCATGTTTGAGCGCAAAAAAGTACCACTCAAGCAAAAAGAACTTGGCAAATCTCCAGAAATTATATTATTTGGCTATGCGCGTGGCGGGCATGAATTCGTCCGTGGATTTAAAAAGCTCAAGAAAGACTTTTTAGTTGTTGACTACGACCCAGAAGCGGCCGATGCGCTAAAGAATGCTGGCCTACCACACGCCTACGGCGATGCGTCTGACGCAGAATTTTTAGAAGAAATCGATATAGCCCACGCAAAATTAGTTATTTCAACGGTTTTGGACTTTCAAACAAACTTGTTTTTGACCGAATATACTCATAGCCAGAACAAACAGGCTATTATTATTGCCCGCAGCGAAAACCCCGAAGAAGCCGCAGAGCTATACGAAATGGGAGCAACGTATGTGATGATGCCGCACTACATCGGCAGCGAACGAGTCAGCAAAATGATTAGCCGCAATGGTCTGCGAAAAGGAGACTTTACCCCAGCCCGTGAAAAGCACTTACGATATGTGCAACGGCATTTAGTCTAG
- a CDS encoding NUDIX domain-containing protein — MKVIAKDVNGKQHKVDSTDLEFRPSIYGIVIHEGKILLSPQFEGYDLPGGGIELGETHIQAVEREVKEETGIEATFQSFVGFETSFYKPHKPGSPPFHSLMIYCKCNYVGGELSVDGFDEDEKEYAKFPEWVNLKDLNNIRIASSVDWRKYVI, encoded by the coding sequence ATGAAAGTAATCGCTAAGGACGTCAACGGCAAACAGCATAAAGTAGATTCAACAGACCTAGAGTTTAGGCCGTCAATTTATGGCATTGTAATTCATGAGGGAAAGATTTTGCTTTCGCCTCAATTTGAAGGTTACGACTTGCCAGGCGGCGGGATTGAGCTTGGCGAAACCCACATTCAAGCTGTAGAGCGAGAAGTAAAAGAAGAAACCGGTATAGAGGCCACGTTTCAGAGTTTTGTTGGTTTTGAAACTAGTTTCTATAAACCTCATAAACCAGGCAGCCCTCCATTTCATTCGTTAATGATTTATTGCAAATGCAATTACGTCGGTGGTGAACTTTCAGTTGATGGTTTTGATGAGGACGAAAAGGAATATGCTAAATTTCCGGAATGGGTGAATCTAAAAGATTTGAACAACATAAGAATTGCTAGTAGTGTTGACTGGCGAAAATACGTAATTTAA
- the ruvA gene encoding Holliday junction branch migration protein RuvA, translating to MISYLSGSVVFVGKSKVTINVNGVGYGVHVSREDLDHIKLAQSLEVFIYEHIQEKAHDLYGFSSTDALNLFEDLISINGIGPKAGLAILDLGPVASIKQAIASGNNAYISGASGVGKKTAERVVVELRDKLGQDVLYEKATMGNSQGNDEALQALIALGYSSQQALQALANVDAEGTEARIRAALKELA from the coding sequence ATGATTTCGTATCTTTCAGGCTCTGTTGTTTTTGTTGGAAAATCAAAAGTTACCATTAATGTTAATGGGGTTGGTTACGGCGTGCATGTCAGCCGAGAAGACCTTGATCACATTAAACTTGCCCAATCACTTGAGGTGTTTATTTACGAGCATATACAAGAAAAAGCGCATGATTTATATGGGTTTAGCAGCACCGATGCCCTTAATTTGTTCGAAGATTTAATTAGTATTAACGGAATTGGCCCAAAAGCAGGGTTAGCTATCCTTGACTTAGGTCCTGTTGCCTCAATCAAGCAAGCTATTGCGAGCGGTAATAATGCCTACATTTCTGGCGCCAGCGGAGTTGGCAAAAAAACCGCCGAGCGTGTTGTTGTAGAGTTGCGCGATAAATTAGGCCAAGATGTCTTGTACGAAAAAGCTACAATGGGGAACTCGCAAGGAAACGACGAAGCGCTGCAAGCGTTGATCGCACTTGGCTATAGTTCTCAGCAGGCCTTGCAAGCCCTAGCTAATGTTGACGCTGAAGGTACCGAGGCCCGAATACGAGCGGCTTTGAAGGAGCTAGCATGA
- a CDS encoding ComEC family competence protein yields the protein MPYLLRLGQVRFRRTTKIQIFLLTFLLGLWWAAHWPTISATILLLGIVSGPLVFTKKLPAIVAALLLGLSLGFIRGQQEISATNVYEKLVGQSVIIEGVVEDDPVYNRFFQREFHIGQVVFEENKLPGRVEVSGFGITSLQRGDRVQVRGTIKSGYGSDNADISFAQVDVLARTDSPINSVRKNFFAGTYSSLPEPESSLGLGFLVGGRTLLPDDLLSALSVTGLTHIVAVSGYNLTILVRLMRRSLAKFSKYWAVSGSFALIISFIAITGISPSIARAGVVTSLALLAWYWGRKVSPTMLLLLSGAITAGLNPQFLWSDLGWWLSFLAFIGVLILAPLVTKRLYGDKKPNTIMQIVLETSCAQLLTMPLIGAIFGEFSLIAILANAIILPLIPLAMLLTFIAGLSGWLITPLAGWFAWPARFILELITSLVTLLAQIPYALVTINLSTVGMIGVYASILGVILILYKKSGSQLNASEVIE from the coding sequence ATGCCTTATCTGTTACGCCTGGGTCAAGTTCGCTTTCGGCGAACTACAAAAATTCAGATATTTTTATTAACATTTTTGCTTGGACTGTGGTGGGCGGCGCACTGGCCGACTATTTCGGCAACGATCCTATTACTTGGAATAGTGAGCGGGCCTTTAGTTTTTACAAAGAAATTGCCAGCAATAGTAGCAGCGCTGTTACTGGGATTGAGCCTTGGTTTTATTCGCGGACAACAGGAAATTAGTGCCACTAACGTATACGAAAAACTAGTGGGACAATCGGTGATTATAGAGGGAGTGGTCGAAGATGATCCTGTCTACAATAGATTTTTTCAAAGAGAATTTCACATAGGGCAGGTTGTGTTCGAAGAAAATAAGTTGCCGGGTAGGGTAGAAGTTTCTGGTTTTGGTATAACGAGTCTACAGCGCGGCGACAGGGTGCAGGTGCGCGGCACGATTAAATCGGGCTATGGAAGCGATAATGCTGATATTTCGTTTGCACAAGTAGATGTTCTAGCCAGAACAGACAGCCCAATAAACTCAGTTCGTAAGAACTTTTTTGCCGGCACGTACAGCTCATTACCAGAACCCGAGAGCAGTTTAGGCCTCGGTTTTTTAGTTGGTGGCAGAACCTTGCTGCCAGATGATTTATTGAGTGCACTTAGTGTTACGGGGCTAACTCATATTGTTGCGGTTAGTGGTTACAACCTTACTATTTTAGTGCGTTTGATGCGGCGTAGCTTGGCAAAATTTTCTAAGTACTGGGCTGTCAGTGGCTCTTTTGCGTTAATTATTAGTTTTATCGCCATAACAGGTATAAGTCCGTCAATTGCTCGTGCTGGGGTGGTGACCAGTCTGGCCTTGCTGGCGTGGTATTGGGGGCGAAAAGTCAGCCCGACTATGCTGCTGTTATTGTCCGGCGCAATCACAGCTGGGTTAAATCCGCAATTTTTATGGAGTGATCTTGGTTGGTGGCTGTCGTTTCTGGCATTTATTGGCGTGCTTATATTGGCGCCACTGGTTACAAAACGCCTGTACGGCGACAAAAAACCAAACACAATTATGCAAATAGTGCTTGAAACATCATGCGCCCAGTTATTAACTATGCCGCTAATTGGCGCTATTTTTGGAGAATTTTCGTTAATTGCAATTTTGGCCAATGCGATTATTTTGCCGTTAATTCCGTTGGCCATGCTTTTGACATTTATTGCCGGTCTTAGCGGTTGGCTCATAACCCCACTCGCTGGTTGGTTTGCTTGGCCAGCTCGATTTATTTTAGAACTCATAACTTCGCTGGTGACATTGTTAGCGCAAATTCCTTATGCGCTGGTAACCATTAATTTATCGACAGTTGGCATGATTGGTGTTTATGCATCAATCCTGGGTGTCATTTTAATTCTTTATAAAAAATCTGGTAGCCAACTAAACGCCAGCGAAGTGATTGAGTAG